One Ricinus communis isolate WT05 ecotype wild-type chromosome 2, ASM1957865v1, whole genome shotgun sequence DNA segment encodes these proteins:
- the LOC8274101 gene encoding aminoacylase-1, translated as MANSCLCFLSLTLLFSLSATSPSPHNQQEETPVTRFQQYLRFNTAHPNPNYTAPVSFLASIAQSIGLKIQTLYFTPGKPVLLLTWIGSKPTLPSIIFNSHLDSVPAEPTKWIHPPFSAVRTDDGDIFARGAQDDKCIAIQYLEAIRNLKAKSFIPIRTIHVSYLPDEEIGGVDGAEKFVNSKEFRELNVGFAMDEGQASVNDEFRVFYADRTPWDLVIKAKGQPGHGSRMYDNSAMENLMKSIEVISRFRESQFDVVKAGKAANSEVVSVNPVYLKAGTPSPTGFVMNMQPSEAEAGFNIRLTPTTDTDLLKKKIAEEWAPAVRNMTYEIIEKGPIRDIRGRPLMTAVDNSNPWWSVFKRAITAAGGQLAKPEILASTTDGRFIRRLGVPVFGFSPMTNTPILLHEHNEFLKDTVFLKGIEVYEHIISSLSSFEEVHST; from the exons ATGGCTAATTCCTGTCTCTGCTTCCTCTCACTcactcttctcttctctttatCTGCAACATCACCTTCGCCACACAATCAACAAGAAGAAACCCCAGTAACCCGTTTCCAGCAATACCTCAGATTCAACACAGCCCATCCCAATCCTAACTACACAGCGCCAGTCTCTTTCCTCGCTTCAATTGCCCAGTCAATCGGTCTAAAAATCCAGACTTTATACTTCACACCTGGCAAACCAGTCCTTTTATTAACATGGATTGGTTCAAAACCAACTCTTCCTTCGATTATCTTCAATTCCCATCTCGATTCTGTCCCCGCCGAACCCACCAAATGGATCCACCCGCCTTTCTCCGCCGTCCGTACGGATGACGGTGATATCTTTGCCCGTGGAGCACAGGATGACAAGTGTATTGCTATACAGTATTTAGAAGCTATCCGTAACTTGAAAGCTAAAAGCTTTATCCCAATTAGGACTATCCATGTTTCTTATCTTCCTGATGAAGAGATTGGTGGTGTTGATGGCGCTGAAAAGTTTGTTAACTCTAAGGAGTTCAGAGAATTGAACGTTGGGTTTGCTATGGATGAAGGGCAGGCTTCAGTTAATGATGAGTTTAGAGTGTTTTATGCCGATAGGACTCCTTGGGATTTGGTGATTAAGGCAAAAGGACAACCTGGACATGGGTCGAGAATGTATGATAATAGTGCAATGGAGAATTTGATGAAGAGTATTGAGGTCATTAGTAGGTTCAGAGAAAGTCAGTTTGATGTCGTTAAGGCTGGGAAAGCTGCTAATTCTGAGGTGGTTTCTGTTAATCCGGTTTATTTGAAAGCTGGTACTCCTTCTCCTACT GGATTTGTTATGAATATGCAACCATCCGAGGCAGAAGCAGGGTTTAATATTAGATTGACTCCTACAACTGATACTGATCTGCTCAAGAAAAAGATTGCTGAAGAGTGGGCACCTGCTGTGCGCAACATGACATATGAG ATAATTGAGAAAGGACCCATAAGAGATATCAGGGGACGACCGTTAATGACTGCAGTGGATAATTCCAATCCATGGTGGTCAGTTTTTAAGCGAGCTATCACAGCAGCTGGAGGACAACTTGCAAAGCCTGAAATCTTGGCCTCAACTACTGATGGGCGGTTCATAAGACGGTTGGGGGTTCCTGTTTTTGGTTTCTCTCCGATGACAAATACTCCCATATTGTTGCATGAGCATAATGAG TTTTTGAAGGATACCGTCTTCTTGAAAGGAATCGAGGTGTATGAGCATATAATTAGTTCATTAAGTTCCTTTGAGGAGGTTCATTCAACATAG
- the LOC8274100 gene encoding ethylene-responsive transcription factor ERF014 — protein sequence MVKSEQKIQSETSAKPMATSPSSSASTKKKYKGVRMRSWGSWVSEIRAPNQKTRIWLGSYSTAEAAARAYDAALLCLKGSSANLNFPITSSHYIPDTVMSPKSIQRIAAAAANSFTDNATATATTATTPVSSPPQPSSLQSPSSSSSSSISSPSSCDQLDVYDDVSLMQSFGTYSHDEYSWYNFDDQLSSPKFLDQMFINNGAASSFNPPPMMIDDFFEDDFRLWSFAE from the coding sequence aTGGTGAAGAGTGAGCAGAAGATCCAATCAGAAACATCAGCAAAGCCAATGGCAACATCTCCTTCATCTTCAGCAtcgacaaaaaagaaatacaaaggAGTGAGAATGAGAAGCTGGGGTTCTTGGGTATCAGAAATAAGAGCACCAAATCAGAAAACGAGAATTTGGTTAGGCTCTTATTCTACTGCTGAAGCTGCAGCTAGAGCATATGATGCTGCACTTTTATGTCTTAAAGGCTCTTCAGCTAACCTTAACTTTCCTATCACTTCCTCTCATTACATTCCTGACACCGTTATGTCACCTAAATCTATTCAAAGAATTGCTGCTGCTGCCGCTAATAGTTTTACAGACAATGCAACCGCAACTGCCACCACCGCCACCACACCAGTATCATCGCCACCTCAGCCTTCTTCCTTACAATccccatcatcatcatcatcatcatccataTCATCCCCATCATCGTGTGATCAACTAGATGTATATGATGATGTGTCGCTAATGCAGTCTTTTGGGACATATAGTCATGATGAGTATTCATGGTATAACTTTGACGATCAACTTTCGTCACCCAAGTTTCTTGATCAAATGTTCATCAATAATGGGGCTGCTTCGTCGTTCAATCCTCCACCGATGATGATCGATGATTTTTTCGAAGACGATTTTCGTCTGTGGAGCTTTGCAGAATAG